GATCCACATTGTCGTGTGGATTCAACTCGGCCAAAGTTTGCTCCTCCTCTAGAAGGCCACACgatcgtgtggatccacacggccggGGCCATCTCCTTCTCTGCTTCTTGGTATGGCCGTGTGGAATTACACGGCTAGAGTCTTCTCCACCTCTGGTAAAGTGGCACGGCTGTGTGAACTTCACGCGACCAAGCCCTTTGTCTTTGTTTGTTCTCTGAATCGTCTACGAGCATCATTTTCATCCCAAAAGTGGCTCCTGTCAATAGAAAAatacacaaagagcagatctccgatagagaagagtaattatgctaaaaatatAATAAGAGCTATAGAAATGTACAGATCAAGTGCAAATAAAATACATGAATGTgcgttaaagcatgcataaaagtatatataatctatgcacatcaagcTTCATCCTCTCCTCCATCCTCTCTTCTACTCATTTACGAAATATCTTGAGATGATGTCCATTTACCTTGAAAGTATTTTTCCCAAATTTTTCATGTAACTCAATCACACCATAGGGAAACATGTGAGAAACGCAAAAAGGACCTTCCCACCTTGATCTCAACTTACTAGAAAACAATTTGAGTCTAGAGTTATACAACAAAACCTTGTCACCTACTTGAAACTCCTTCCTTAAAATGTGATTATCATGGAAAATTTTGGTCTTCTCCTTGTAAATCTGGGAGTTCTCATAGGCTTCTAACCAAAGTTCGTCCAACTCTTGCAACTGTAACTTCCTTTCAATCCCAACTTGATCCATGTCTAAATTACATGTTTTAACCGCCCAATATACCTAATGTTCTATTTCTACTAGTAAATGACATGACTTACCAAAAATAATCCTGAATGCTGACATTCCTATGGGTGTTTTATAAGTAGTCCTATAAGCCCACAAAGCATCTTCTAGTCTTTTGCTACAATCCTTCCTGTTTGGTCTCACTATTTTCTCTAAGATTTGCTTAATCTCCCTATTTGAAACCTCTGCTTATCCATTTGTTTGAGGATGACAGAGAGTAGATATTTTGTGCACTACACCGTACTTGTTAAGCAAAGTCTTCATATGTCTATTGTGGAAATGGGACCCTTGATCACTAACAATTACCCTGGGTAGTCCAAACACTAtgtgaaaaatgactttttacttcGCCACAATTTACTTCGTCAATTTAAATATACGAAGTAAAAGTGTATAAGAAACTTCGTTGAAAAAATCGACGAAGTATATACAAATATAGACTTCGCAGATTTAAAAACACGGGCTTCGCTTTAAACTGAAATAAGATATTACTTCGGAAAGTTGTTAAATACCGAAGTAGTAACGTCGTGAATACAATTTTTAGTGTTTACTCCGAAGTAATAGTACAAGAGTTAACTTTTATTTTGAGACCACTTTTATTTCCCCCcactttttcattttcttagGTTAGGGCTTCCCTCTGCCGAAATTGAGTTGTTACgttggacctcctcttccttccccttcatttCAGTCCTCTCCGTTCCCCCTCGTTAGGGCTTCCGATTTGGAGTCTTAGGCAACAGAGACGAAGGTTTCCTCGTTAGGGCTTCCGAAATAAGGTTTAGCAACTTGAGCTTTCTTACGCAGGGTTTAGGTTGCAAGTATTTGAGATATACCGTATGTTTTCAATTTGACAGAGCTGGCGGAAGGCTGAGGTCCAGGTTTCTttccttcaatttttttttcttattctttttctttttctcctcctttattttgcaaaatcatgttttagacggtctccaatttgttgtaggtttggtgctattcttccaacaaagacaagtgtttggaatttttttttgctttttttttcagTCTCTATGTTTATGAGGTCATTACCTAAAGGGCCGATTCATGATGCTTTCTTGGAGTAAATACTTCTGTTTTCGATTGTTCTTTATTTGGTTTGTTGTTGTGGATCGTGTATTGTGGGATTGATTTCTGTTGTGAAAGTTTATACCAATTAAAATTGTTGGTTTTTGATGTAGAAGAATGCATTTCAGCTAcacaaatatagatttttattgagcactGACAATACTTCATGAGATTTATGAGTCATCCCATGCTTTCGTTCTTTATAAATCCACATATTGTACAAAATGCGCATTATTTTTCTTCATGATGAGTAGAAAATATTGACAGCTGTTGGAATGAGTATAAAATATGGAACTGTGCTTGATATGAATTTGACTACCTTTTTGCAGTCTTACTCTAACGTTTGCTTAACATATATGTAGTATCTTCAAGTTTTGATCAAAGAACACATTGAGCTAGCGGTAAATAATTTTAGCACGATAATTCTGAAGAAGTTTCTTGGGATTCTGTTGTACTATAATGGATAAATCCTAGATTTACTTAGATAGGAGGTCCAAAGAGTATGAGGAGGGTGTGGAACAATTCATTAGAAGTTGTTTGTAGAATCCACATATCGACCCCAATTTAATTcattgtccttgttgcaaatgtatGAATCTTAAAAACGGAGCGATTATGTGGATTCGAGAGCATCTTTACTTCAATGGTTTcagtaaaaattatttgaattggattTGGCATGGTGAGGCTGCGGAGAAGGATAGATTAAATTCGAGTGTCAACCAAGAGCCAATTGATAATTGTCATGATGATTTTGAAATTGTTAATTTGTGTGAGGCAGCGTATGATAACCATACAGAAAATCCAGAAGCATTTATGAAGTTTTTGGAGGAAGCAGAGAAGCCACTATATAAGGGATGCAAACGTTACACAAAGTTGAGTGCACTTGTAAAACTATACAATACCAAAGCAAGGCATGGGAtgagtgatgctctattttcagATCTACTAGCAGATTTTGGGGACATGCTGCCAGATAACCACAATCTGTCATCGTCAATTTATGAAGCAAAGAAGACGTTGAGTTGTTTGGCTTTGAGTCATGAAAAGATTCATGCTTGTTCCAATGATTGCATCCTTTATAGGAAACAATATAAAGACTGCGTAAGCTGCTCGAAATGTGGCTTATCAAGATGGAAGCTAACCAAGAAAAATGTTGAGAAGAAAGGTGTTCCTGCCAAAGTGGTTTGGTATTTCCCTCCCATACCAAGATTTAAGCGCatgtttaaatatttagaaaCTTCCAGAAATTTAACATGGCATGCAGATAGCACAAGAGTTGTTGGTCAGTTACACCATCCAGTTGATTCACCGTCATGGAAATTGGTGGATCATATGTGGCCCGACTTTGGAAGTGAGGCAAGAAATATTCGCCTGGCACTTGCAGCCTATGGAATTAATCCTCACAGCAATCTTAGTAGTCGCTACAGTTGCTAGCCAATCATGCTAGCCACATATAATTTGCCTCCACACATGTGCATGAAAAGGAAATTCATCATGCTAACGATGCTCATTTCAGGGCCGAAACAACCTGGAAACGATATCGACGTCTACCTTGAGGTTCTGGTTGATGATTTGCAACTGTTGtgggaaggagttgatggagtTTATGATGCTTATCGAAGGGAGGTTTTCACTCTTAAAGCAGTTCTTTTATGGACCATCAACGACTTTCCTGCATATGGTAACCTTAGTGGTTGTACTACACATGGTTATTACGCATGCCCAATATGTGGTGAGGATACTTATGTAAAGCACTTACAAAATGGGAAGAAAATGTCATTTGCTGGGCATAGATGATTCCTACCACGATTTCATCCATATCGGAGGCAAATAAAGGAGTTTAATGGCATGGAGGAACTTGGTGAAGCAGGTAGGCCATTATCTGGAATTAAGTTGTTTGACAAGCTTTCAGACATAACATGTGAGTTTGGAAAGAAAACAAGTGTGAaggggaaaataaggaaaaaagcaaaggagaatattgtggaagacattgaagaagaaaagtatgttggagctacaaatttcagtaaatgttggaagaagaagtcaatTTTTTTCAATCTTCCATAC
This genomic stretch from Zingiber officinale cultivar Zhangliang chromosome 7A, Zo_v1.1, whole genome shotgun sequence harbors:
- the LOC121999419 gene encoding uncharacterized protein LOC121999419 translates to MWIREHLYFNGFSKNYLNWIWHGEAAEKDRLNSSVNQEPIDNCHDDFEIVNLCEAAYDNHTENPEAFMKFLEEAEKPLYKGCKRYTKLSALVKLYNTKARHGMSDALFSDLLADFGDMLPDNHNLSSSIYEAKKTLSCLALSHEKIHACSNDCILYRKQYKDCVSCSKCGLSRWKLTKKNVEKKGVPAKVVWYFPPIPRFKRMFKYLETSRNLTWHADSTRVVGQLHHPVDSPSWKLVDHMWPDFGSEARNIRLALAAYGINPHSNLSSRYRPKQPGNDIDVYLEVLVDDLQLLWEGVDGVYDAYRREVFTLKAVLLWTINDFPAYGNLSGCTTHGYYACPICGEDTYVKHLQNGKKMSFAGHR